From Rhizobium sp. NZLR1, a single genomic window includes:
- a CDS encoding nuclear transport factor 2 family protein, with amino-acid sequence MKDEANVRHEEEAIIAMLMMRAKALSEKNAEEALSYEVEDSVEFSLAPPLVSNGKDAAGLQAWFDTWEGPIGGEVRDARLTVGGDVAFWSGLLRMTGTKTDGAEVDLWFRQTLGLVKRDGRWLVAHQHASVPFAMDGSGRALLDLKPQSADPVE; translated from the coding sequence GTGAAAGACGAAGCCAATGTCAGGCACGAAGAAGAGGCGATCATCGCCATGCTGATGATGCGGGCCAAGGCGCTCAGCGAAAAGAACGCCGAGGAGGCGCTGTCCTATGAGGTCGAGGATTCCGTCGAGTTCTCGCTGGCGCCGCCGCTCGTCAGCAATGGCAAGGACGCGGCCGGCCTACAGGCCTGGTTCGATACCTGGGAAGGCCCGATCGGCGGCGAAGTGCGCGATGCCAGATTGACGGTCGGCGGGGATGTCGCCTTCTGGAGTGGTCTCCTGCGCATGACCGGGACCAAGACCGATGGGGCCGAGGTCGATCTCTGGTTCCGCCAGACCCTCGGCCTCGTCAAGCGGGATGGCCGCTGGCTGGTTGCCCATCAGCACGCCTCGGTGCCCTTCGCCATGGATGGCAGCGGCCGCGCGCTGCTCGATCTGAAACCGCAAAGTGCAGACCCTGTTGAATAA
- a CDS encoding hybrid sensor histidine kinase/response regulator: MLPGWVIFASAFGYLLLLFAVASYGDRKKRGQGGLEGGWPVVYALSLAIYCTSWTYFGSVGLAAQRGLEFAGIYIGPILVFTLAMPLLRRIIELAKAEKLTSVADFVAARYGKNPTVATIVALISLIGTIPYIALQLKAISSTVSAMVNPSDYGIGSGNLYFLDLPLIATLVLACFAIMFGTRHTDATEHQDGLILAVSMESVVKLVAFLTAGVCVIWFLFDGPTDLWQKTVDNELVMSALNYHTPISRWITLILLSAFAIILLPRQFHVTVVENRTPKQLKLAGFLFPTYLIAINLFVLPVAIGGLLTFGGAGNADFYMLSLPLAGEMPVVSLITFIGGFSAATAMVIVDSVALSIMVSNDIIMPIFLRRKLAGRASQRDNFAKTLLNIRRSAIFAVLLFGYAYYRSTDSTAGLASIGLLSFAAIAQIAPALIGGLIWRRANARGAILGLSSGFIIWIYLLFLPSLGGPDYSYVASAVLGFIFPGTTLFSAADADPLVNATAMSLLVNTAFFVVGSLTRNARPLERIQAGIFVKRHSRSQFATRGWKTRISVGDLKAAISRYLGEERMQRSLTTYEQSSGRKLGDEQPADMALIHFSEQLLGSAIGSSSARLVLSLILQKIEDASSDTAWLLDQASEALQYNQDMLQTALSQMDQGIAVFDSSNRLTIWNRRFRQLLDLPESAGQVGFPLADIVTTLSERGDIAPGDLNQTVRHFLTLDKPFALVLSGGERIIEVRSNAMPDKGIVATFTDITQRVSADQALKQANETLEQRVAERTAELTRVNHELAEARAAADEANIGKTRFFAAAGHDILQPLNAARLYSSALVERMAQSDNSPIVRNIDSALESVETILGAVLDISRLDTGAMRPRLAAVALSDLLERIETDFAPIAREKQLKLVVMPTSLRVRSDPNLLRRLVQNLVSNAIKYTNTGKVLVGARRRGNHVIIQVIDSGIGIPPSKFRTVFKEFARLDEGAKTASGLGLGLSIVDRIARVLNHPVELHSTHGKGTEFRISMPLDISRPAEATAATTAADRPGQPLKGLKILCIDNEPKILEGMRLLLNGWGCEVEALDSLAEVISSDGHGGPPDLVIADYHLDDGTGIAAILHLRRQFGADIPALMITADRTPEVRSEAEKYDIAVQHKPVRPAALRAYITQISGLKRAAAE, encoded by the coding sequence ATGCTTCCAGGCTGGGTCATATTCGCGTCTGCCTTCGGCTATCTGCTCCTGCTTTTCGCCGTGGCAAGCTATGGCGACCGCAAGAAGCGCGGCCAGGGCGGGCTCGAAGGCGGATGGCCGGTGGTCTATGCGCTGAGCCTGGCGATCTACTGCACCTCCTGGACCTATTTCGGCAGCGTCGGGCTTGCGGCGCAGCGCGGCCTGGAATTTGCCGGCATCTATATCGGCCCGATCCTGGTCTTCACGCTCGCCATGCCGCTGCTTCGCCGGATCATCGAGCTCGCCAAGGCCGAGAAGCTCACCTCGGTTGCCGATTTCGTCGCCGCGCGCTACGGCAAAAACCCGACGGTCGCAACGATCGTCGCGCTGATCTCGCTGATCGGCACCATTCCTTATATCGCGCTACAGCTCAAGGCGATCTCCAGCACCGTTAGCGCCATGGTCAACCCGTCCGATTACGGCATCGGCAGCGGCAATCTCTACTTCCTGGACCTGCCGCTCATCGCGACGCTGGTGCTTGCCTGCTTCGCCATCATGTTCGGCACGCGGCATACGGATGCGACGGAACACCAGGACGGCCTGATCCTCGCAGTCTCGATGGAATCCGTGGTCAAGCTCGTCGCCTTCCTGACCGCCGGCGTCTGCGTCATCTGGTTTCTCTTCGATGGCCCGACCGATCTCTGGCAGAAGACTGTCGACAACGAGCTGGTCATGTCGGCGCTCAACTACCATACGCCGATCAGCCGCTGGATCACGCTGATCCTCCTCTCGGCCTTCGCGATCATCCTGCTGCCGCGGCAATTCCACGTGACGGTCGTCGAAAACCGAACGCCGAAACAGCTGAAACTCGCCGGCTTCCTGTTTCCCACCTACCTCATCGCCATCAATCTCTTCGTGTTGCCGGTGGCGATCGGCGGACTGCTGACCTTCGGCGGCGCGGGCAACGCCGATTTCTACATGCTGTCGCTGCCGCTTGCCGGTGAGATGCCTGTGGTGTCGCTGATCACCTTCATCGGCGGCTTCTCCGCCGCAACGGCGATGGTCATCGTCGATTCCGTGGCGCTGTCGATCATGGTGTCGAACGATATCATCATGCCGATCTTCCTGAGGCGCAAACTCGCCGGCCGCGCCAGCCAGCGCGACAATTTCGCCAAGACGCTGCTCAACATCCGCCGCAGCGCGATTTTCGCCGTGCTGCTGTTCGGCTACGCCTATTACCGCTCGACCGACAGCACCGCCGGCCTGGCCTCGATCGGCCTTCTTTCCTTTGCCGCGATCGCGCAAATCGCCCCTGCCCTCATCGGCGGGCTGATCTGGCGGCGGGCGAATGCGCGCGGCGCGATCCTCGGGCTTTCCTCCGGCTTCATCATCTGGATCTACCTGCTGTTCCTGCCATCGCTCGGCGGTCCCGATTATTCCTATGTGGCGAGCGCCGTGCTCGGCTTTATCTTTCCCGGGACGACATTGTTCAGCGCAGCCGACGCCGATCCGCTGGTCAATGCAACGGCGATGAGCCTGCTCGTCAACACCGCCTTCTTCGTCGTCGGCTCGCTCACCCGCAATGCCCGGCCGCTAGAACGCATCCAGGCCGGCATCTTCGTCAAGCGGCATTCGCGCTCGCAATTTGCCACGCGCGGCTGGAAGACCCGCATCAGCGTCGGCGATCTCAAAGCGGCGATCTCGCGCTATCTCGGCGAAGAGCGCATGCAGCGCTCATTGACGACTTACGAACAAAGCTCCGGCCGCAAGCTAGGGGACGAACAGCCGGCCGACATGGCGCTCATCCATTTCAGCGAGCAGCTGCTCGGCAGCGCCATCGGCTCGTCCTCGGCCCGGCTGGTGCTGTCGTTGATCCTGCAGAAGATCGAGGATGCCTCTTCCGACACCGCCTGGCTGCTCGACCAGGCAAGCGAGGCGCTGCAATATAACCAGGATATGCTGCAGACCGCCCTTTCGCAGATGGATCAAGGCATTGCGGTGTTCGACAGTTCCAACCGGCTGACGATCTGGAACCGGCGCTTCCGGCAATTGCTGGACCTGCCGGAAAGTGCCGGCCAGGTCGGTTTTCCCCTCGCCGACATTGTCACCACGCTGAGTGAGCGCGGCGACATCGCGCCCGGCGATCTCAATCAGACGGTACGGCATTTCCTGACACTGGACAAACCCTTCGCACTGGTGCTCAGCGGCGGCGAGCGGATCATCGAGGTCCGCTCCAACGCCATGCCCGACAAGGGCATTGTCGCGACCTTCACCGACATCACCCAGCGCGTCAGCGCTGACCAGGCGCTGAAACAGGCGAATGAGACGCTGGAGCAGCGCGTCGCCGAACGCACCGCCGAGTTGACCCGCGTCAACCACGAACTCGCCGAGGCGCGCGCCGCCGCCGACGAGGCGAATATCGGCAAGACCCGTTTTTTCGCCGCTGCCGGCCACGATATTCTGCAGCCGCTGAACGCCGCCAGGCTTTATTCCTCGGCGCTGGTCGAGCGCATGGCGCAATCAGACAACAGCCCGATCGTGCGCAACATCGATTCCGCGCTGGAATCGGTCGAAACCATTCTTGGCGCCGTGCTCGATATATCCAGGCTCGATACCGGCGCCATGCGGCCGCGGCTTGCCGCCGTGGCACTTTCCGACCTGTTGGAGCGGATCGAGACCGATTTCGCGCCGATTGCCCGCGAGAAACAGCTGAAGCTGGTGGTCATGCCGACATCGCTTCGGGTGCGCTCCGACCCCAATCTTCTGCGCCGGCTGGTGCAGAACCTCGTTTCCAATGCCATCAAATACACGAACACGGGCAAGGTGCTGGTCGGAGCGCGGCGGCGCGGCAACCACGTGATCATTCAGGTAATCGATTCCGGAATCGGCATTCCGCCGTCGAAATTCCGCACGGTGTTCAAGGAATTCGCCCGGCTGGACGAAGGCGCCAAAACCGCCTCCGGCCTCGGGCTCGGTCTTTCGATCGTCGACCGCATCGCCCGCGTGCTCAACCATCCGGTCGAACTGCACTCGACGCATGGCAAGGGCACGGAATTCCGCATCTCCATGCCGCTCGACATTTCGCGCCCCGCGGAGGCTACAGCGGCAACCACTGCTGCCGACCGTCCGGGACAGCCGCTCAAGGGGCTGAAGATCCTCTGCATCGATAACGAACCAAAGATTCTCGAAGGTATGCGGCTGCTGCTCAACGGCTGGGGCTGCGAGGTGGAGGCGCTGGATAGTCTCGCCGAGGTGATATCGAGCGACGGCCATGGCGGGCCGCCGGATCTCGTCATCGCCGATTATCATCTCGACGACGGCACCGGGATTGCCGCAATCCTGCATCTTCGCCGGCAGTTCGGCGCCGACATTCCTGCGCTGATGATTACGGCCGACCGCACGCCGGAGGTGCGCAGCGAGGCCGAGAAATACGACATCGCCGTTCAGCACAAACCGGTGCGGCCGGCAGCACTGCGCGCCTATATTACCCAGATTTCCGGCTTGAAGCGCGCGGCCGCGGAGTAA
- a CDS encoding pyridoxal phosphate-dependent aminotransferase — MSIVKSLSPRAIAAPESGIVEVVNYARGREGLLPLWVGEGDLPTPDFISRAAMAALASGETFYTWQRGIPELRQALSDYYFRHFGIRLPVEHFYVTGSGMQAIQIAVQTLTSPDDELVYFTPAWPNIAAALEISGARSVGVELQFEGGKWAVDLNRVEAAITPKTRGIFVNTPSNPTGWTATKKDLADILALARRHDLWIMADEIYALYYFAGGRAPSFLDVMEPDDKILFVNSFSKNWSMTGWRVGWIVAPPEMGQVLENLIQYSTSGVAQFMQKGAVAALNEGDDFVAANIAKAARSRDILCDALVATNRVETLKPDGALYAFLKIDGVADSRSAAIDIVDKTGVGLAPGTAFGAGGELFLRACFLRDPAQVAVAAERLCDYILKR; from the coding sequence ATGTCGATCGTGAAGAGCCTCAGCCCGCGCGCCATAGCGGCGCCCGAAAGCGGGATCGTCGAAGTCGTCAACTATGCCCGTGGCCGCGAAGGCCTGCTGCCGCTCTGGGTGGGTGAAGGCGACCTGCCGACGCCTGATTTCATCAGCAGAGCGGCGATGGCCGCGCTTGCTTCAGGCGAGACCTTCTACACATGGCAGCGCGGCATTCCGGAGCTTCGCCAGGCGCTTTCGGATTATTACTTCAGACATTTCGGAATCCGGCTTCCGGTCGAGCATTTCTATGTCACCGGTTCCGGCATGCAGGCGATCCAGATCGCCGTGCAGACGCTGACCTCGCCGGATGACGAACTGGTTTACTTCACCCCCGCCTGGCCGAATATCGCTGCCGCCCTCGAAATCTCGGGCGCGCGCTCCGTCGGCGTCGAGCTGCAGTTCGAAGGCGGCAAATGGGCGGTCGATCTGAACCGCGTCGAAGCTGCCATCACGCCGAAGACCAGGGGCATCTTCGTCAACACGCCGTCGAACCCCACGGGCTGGACGGCGACGAAGAAGGATCTTGCCGACATCCTGGCGCTCGCCCGCCGGCACGATCTCTGGATCATGGCGGATGAAATCTACGCTCTCTATTATTTTGCCGGCGGTCGGGCGCCTTCTTTCCTCGATGTGATGGAGCCGGACGACAAGATCCTCTTCGTCAATTCCTTCTCGAAGAACTGGTCGATGACCGGCTGGCGCGTCGGTTGGATCGTCGCCCCGCCCGAGATGGGCCAGGTGCTCGAAAACCTCATCCAGTATTCGACATCGGGCGTGGCGCAGTTCATGCAGAAGGGCGCCGTCGCAGCTCTGAATGAAGGCGACGATTTCGTCGCTGCCAATATCGCCAAGGCGGCCCGCTCCCGCGATATTCTCTGCGACGCGCTTGTCGCCACCAACCGCGTCGAGACGCTGAAACCGGACGGCGCGCTTTACGCCTTCCTCAAGATCGACGGCGTCGCCGACAGCCGCAGCGCCGCCATCGATATCGTCGACAAGACAGGCGTCGGCCTTGCCCCCGGCACCGCGTTCGGCGCTGGCGGCGAACTCTTCCTGCGCGCCTGTTTCCTGCGCGACCCTGCGCAGGTGGCGGTCGCGGCCGAGCGTCTCTGCGACTATATCCTCAAGCGTTGA
- a CDS encoding TetR/AcrR family transcriptional regulator: MAVKENLRPGGRSARVQASVHKAVHELLAEMIRAEVTIPLIAAKAGVTPSTIYRRWGDLQALLADVAVERLRPDMQPVDAGSGKADLEAWAEQYAEEMSSGPGREMIRDVLAAQTGANACKCCEYTRQQIVVIAERAKARGEVFPDLDRVMDQVVAPIMYRILFGDVPDAARVRDLIARVMDAAD, from the coding sequence ATGGCGGTAAAAGAGAATCTCCGTCCGGGCGGCAGAAGCGCGCGGGTTCAGGCATCGGTTCACAAGGCGGTCCATGAGCTGTTGGCCGAGATGATCCGCGCTGAGGTGACGATCCCGCTGATCGCTGCCAAGGCGGGTGTGACGCCGTCGACCATCTATCGCCGTTGGGGTGACCTGCAGGCGCTTCTTGCCGACGTTGCCGTCGAGCGGCTGCGGCCGGATATGCAGCCGGTCGATGCCGGCAGCGGTAAGGCGGACCTCGAAGCCTGGGCCGAGCAATATGCCGAGGAAATGTCGTCCGGGCCGGGCCGCGAGATGATCCGCGACGTGCTGGCGGCGCAAACGGGCGCAAATGCCTGCAAATGCTGCGAATATACCCGCCAGCAGATCGTCGTCATCGCCGAAAGGGCGAAGGCTCGTGGTGAGGTCTTTCCGGATCTCGACCGCGTCATGGATCAGGTCGTGGCGCCGATCATGTACCGCATCCTGTTCGGAGACGTGCCGGATGCGGCGCGGGTCCGTGATCTCATCGCGCGCGTCATGGACGCTGCGGACTGA
- a CDS encoding methyl-accepting chemotaxis protein — MLFKSTTSRNLFSVAACGVIAVIVASSVIFYRSYTEIRGGSIEQMRQIATAEALKVEKNIGGTVHIVDGLDVVLTTMKQMGDTDRARADKVLLNLLQANPPVLGTWTGWEPNAFDGKDKDYVGKEGHDATGRYVPYWVRSGGQITHTALTDYTVAGAGDYYQLPFTQRKTVFIEPYSYAIDGKDVLMTSVTKPIVIDGKAVGVAGLDLSLQDTNKALSAVRPMGAGFLGLVTSAGKIVSHPDAGLIGKSLSETGAKTAEWDRLIANPGVEREVTNEDGSVSLAIAVAVKLAESSDWYAIVSVPKATLFGPLYAVVRDAILATGLAALLLGVAGWLIARRFVGRISSVIGETAEIAAGKLDVNLKDSDAKDEIGDLSRSLKALLEGNREKARLEAAAEENRALQEKERAERARIDQAQEADVKFAVGELALGLAKLAEGDMTSALEHPFAATLDETRINFNESVVKLRSALVSFSQNAEVIQSGTEEIRSAADDLARRTEQQAASVEETAAALEQITTSVKDSTARAEEAGSMVVRTKENAERSGQIVQRAVEAMNDIEQSSKSISNIIGVIDEIAFQTNLLALNAGVEAARAGEAGKGFAVVAQEVRELAQRSAGAAKEIKALIGASGGQVRHGVALVRETGDALDGIVQEVQQIDRNVHAIVQSAREQSTGLQEINTAVNQMDQATQKNAAMVEESNAAAHTLATEVSALSGRLGQFRLDTGMGMTSAISRSNAPRSIAAPKIVSSHTSIPVPSPARALKKTLATALGGGSKATAPADHGWEDF, encoded by the coding sequence ATGCTTTTCAAGTCTACGACAAGTCGCAATCTTTTTTCTGTGGCGGCCTGTGGCGTCATCGCCGTTATTGTCGCTTCCAGCGTCATTTTCTATCGGTCCTATACCGAAATTCGCGGCGGCAGCATCGAACAGATGCGCCAGATCGCGACGGCCGAAGCGCTGAAAGTCGAAAAGAATATCGGCGGTACCGTGCATATCGTCGACGGACTTGATGTCGTGCTGACCACGATGAAGCAGATGGGCGACACCGATCGTGCCAGGGCGGACAAGGTCTTGCTCAACCTGCTGCAAGCCAACCCCCCCGTCCTTGGGACTTGGACCGGATGGGAGCCGAATGCTTTCGACGGCAAGGACAAGGATTATGTCGGCAAGGAAGGACACGACGCGACGGGCCGCTATGTGCCCTATTGGGTGCGGAGCGGGGGGCAGATTACCCATACCGCGTTGACCGATTATACCGTGGCTGGAGCGGGCGACTACTATCAGCTGCCGTTCACGCAGCGCAAAACCGTTTTCATCGAGCCGTATTCTTATGCGATCGATGGAAAAGACGTCTTGATGACCTCTGTCACCAAGCCGATTGTCATCGACGGCAAGGCGGTGGGCGTTGCAGGCCTTGACCTTTCGCTTCAGGACACCAACAAGGCGCTGTCAGCCGTTCGACCGATGGGAGCGGGCTTCCTTGGCCTGGTGACCAGTGCCGGCAAGATCGTCAGCCATCCGGATGCAGGCCTCATCGGCAAGAGCCTTTCCGAGACGGGAGCAAAGACTGCGGAGTGGGATCGTCTTATCGCCAATCCCGGTGTTGAGCGTGAGGTGACCAATGAGGACGGCAGCGTATCGCTGGCGATTGCGGTCGCGGTCAAGCTTGCCGAGAGCTCGGATTGGTATGCGATCGTTTCGGTCCCGAAGGCAACACTCTTCGGGCCTCTGTATGCGGTGGTGCGGGATGCCATTCTCGCAACAGGCTTGGCGGCCTTGCTGCTCGGCGTCGCCGGTTGGCTGATCGCACGTCGGTTCGTCGGTCGGATTTCCAGCGTCATCGGCGAGACTGCCGAGATTGCCGCAGGTAAACTCGATGTGAACCTGAAGGACAGCGACGCGAAGGACGAAATCGGCGACCTGTCGCGCTCGCTGAAGGCGCTGCTGGAGGGCAATCGCGAAAAGGCGCGGCTGGAGGCCGCGGCAGAAGAAAACCGCGCGCTGCAGGAAAAGGAGCGTGCAGAGCGCGCTCGGATCGACCAGGCCCAGGAAGCCGACGTCAAATTCGCCGTCGGTGAATTGGCGCTTGGCCTGGCGAAGCTTGCCGAAGGCGACATGACGAGCGCACTCGAGCATCCTTTCGCTGCGACGCTTGACGAGACCCGCATCAATTTCAACGAGTCGGTCGTCAAATTGCGTTCGGCGCTGGTGTCATTCTCGCAAAATGCCGAGGTCATCCAAAGCGGCACCGAGGAGATCCGTTCTGCGGCCGACGATCTTGCGCGGCGTACGGAACAGCAGGCTGCCTCCGTTGAAGAAACTGCCGCGGCGCTCGAGCAGATCACCACATCCGTCAAGGATTCCACGGCGCGTGCCGAAGAAGCAGGATCGATGGTTGTTCGCACGAAGGAAAATGCCGAACGGTCCGGCCAGATCGTGCAGCGGGCTGTCGAAGCGATGAACGACATCGAACAGTCGTCCAAGTCGATCTCGAATATCATCGGCGTCATCGACGAGATCGCCTTCCAGACAAACCTGCTTGCGCTGAATGCCGGCGTCGAGGCCGCGCGCGCCGGTGAAGCCGGCAAGGGCTTCGCCGTCGTCGCCCAGGAAGTCCGTGAGCTGGCGCAGCGCTCGGCTGGCGCAGCCAAGGAGATCAAGGCGCTGATCGGCGCTTCGGGCGGCCAGGTGCGACATGGTGTTGCCCTGGTGCGCGAGACCGGCGATGCCTTGGACGGGATTGTTCAAGAGGTGCAGCAGATCGACCGCAATGTCCACGCGATCGTTCAATCCGCACGCGAGCAGTCGACCGGCCTTCAGGAAATCAATACCGCCGTCAATCAGATGGATCAGGCGACGCAGAAGAATGCGGCCATGGTGGAGGAGTCGAATGCGGCAGCCCACACGCTCGCGACCGAAGTCTCTGCCCTGTCCGGACGGTTGGGCCAGTTTCGCCTCGATACCGGCATGGGCATGACGTCGGCAATATCGCGTTCGAATGCGCCGCGTTCGATCGCCGCTCCGAAAATCGTATCATCGCACACGTCCATCCCTGTTCCCTCTCCGGCCCGTGCGTTGAAGAAGACGCTGGCGACCGCTCTCGGTGGCGGCTCAAAGGCAACCGCTCCGGCCGACCACGGCTGGGAGGACTTCTGA
- the galE gene encoding UDP-glucose 4-epimerase GalE, with protein sequence MAVLVTGGAGYIGSHMVWALLDAGEDVVVLDRLSTGFRWAVAPAARFYLGDVADADILKKIFIENDIEAIIHFAGSAVVPVSVADPLSYYDNNSGKTRALLSASVEAGIRNFVFSSTAAVYGQQKTDLPVKETASLNPENPYGQSKLMTEFMLRDAAAAYDFNYVALRYFNVAGADPDHRAGQSTSGATHLIKVACEAALGRRDSVSVYGIDYPTHDGTGVRDYIHVTDLVDAHLKALQHLRRGKGSLVANCGYGSGYSVLDVLNMITRLHGHSFKIHMAPRRAGDSASVVADASLARQVLDWRPRHDSLETIVQSSLDWEIFLSNRNVDDLHSIHRALAAASF encoded by the coding sequence ATGGCGGTTTTGGTGACGGGCGGCGCCGGATATATCGGCAGTCACATGGTTTGGGCGCTGCTCGATGCAGGTGAAGATGTGGTCGTGCTCGACCGCCTCTCCACGGGCTTTCGCTGGGCCGTGGCGCCGGCGGCGCGCTTCTATCTCGGCGACGTCGCTGATGCCGACATATTGAAGAAGATCTTCATCGAAAACGATATCGAGGCGATCATCCATTTCGCCGGTTCCGCCGTTGTCCCGGTCTCGGTTGCCGATCCGCTCTCCTATTATGACAACAACTCAGGCAAGACCCGGGCGCTGCTTTCGGCCTCGGTCGAGGCCGGGATCCGAAACTTCGTCTTCTCCTCGACGGCGGCCGTTTACGGTCAGCAAAAGACCGACCTTCCGGTGAAGGAGACGGCCTCCCTCAATCCGGAAAATCCTTACGGCCAATCGAAGCTGATGACCGAGTTCATGCTGCGCGATGCCGCCGCCGCCTATGATTTCAACTACGTCGCGCTGCGTTATTTCAACGTCGCCGGCGCCGATCCTGATCACCGGGCCGGCCAGTCGACCTCAGGCGCCACCCACCTCATCAAGGTTGCCTGCGAGGCGGCGCTCGGCAGGCGCGACAGCGTCAGCGTCTATGGTATCGATTATCCCACCCATGACGGCACCGGCGTGCGCGACTACATCCATGTCACCGATCTTGTCGATGCGCATCTGAAGGCGCTGCAGCATCTGCGCAGGGGCAAGGGCTCGCTCGTTGCCAATTGCGGTTATGGCAGCGGCTATTCCGTGCTCGACGTGCTGAACATGATCACGCGCCTGCACGGACATTCCTTCAAGATCCACATGGCGCCGCGGCGCGCCGGCGATTCGGCCAGCGTCGTCGCCGATGCTTCGCTCGCCCGGCAGGTGCTCGACTGGAGGCCCCGGCACGATTCGCTCGAAACCATCGTCCAGAGTTCGCTCGACTGGGAAATCTTCCTGTCGAACAGAAACGTCGACGACCTGCACAGCATCCACCGGGCACTGGCAGCCGCTTCGTTCTGA
- the mscL gene encoding large conductance mechanosensitive channel protein MscL — MLNDFKAFIARGNVMDLAVGVIIGGAFGGIVKSLVDDLIMPIVGAIFGGFDFSNYFLPLASAVNAPTLAAARAQGAVFAYGSFLTVLINFLILAWIIFLMVRGVNYLRLQVERQEKAAPEELPPPPADVQLLTEIRDLLAKRPTA, encoded by the coding sequence ATGCTCAACGACTTCAAGGCCTTTATCGCCCGCGGCAATGTCATGGATCTTGCAGTCGGCGTCATCATCGGCGGCGCCTTCGGCGGCATCGTCAAATCCTTGGTCGACGACCTGATCATGCCGATTGTCGGCGCCATTTTCGGCGGCTTCGATTTCTCGAATTACTTTCTGCCACTTGCGTCGGCCGTCAACGCGCCGACGCTTGCCGCCGCCCGCGCGCAAGGGGCGGTCTTTGCCTATGGCAGCTTCCTCACCGTTCTGATCAACTTCCTCATTCTCGCCTGGATCATCTTCCTGATGGTCAGGGGCGTGAATTATCTGCGCCTGCAGGTCGAGCGCCAGGAAAAGGCCGCACCGGAAGAGCTGCCCCCGCCGCCCGCCGACGTCCAGCTGCTGACCGAAATCCGCGATCTCCTCGCCAAGCGCCCGACGGCCTGA
- a CDS encoding MFS transporter, with the protein MVAAAKSTGNAQRPSIGFHALTLATFFGASAAPTPLYRIYQQNFSLSPVLITVVFAIYAFALLAALLTAGSISDHLGRKPVIFFALVLEIIAMALFVVANGPGWLIAARIVQGIATGIAGASIGAALVDVDRAKGQIVNSIAPLCGMAVGAVGTSALIQYGPFPMHLTYALLLLAFTLLAAGIWLTHETGGTRPGALGSLIPRVAIPQQVKRPLSLVTPINIANWTLAGFYLSLVPSLVASTTGSGAPLTGGAVVTALMASGASAVYLRRSKSASANLGFGVSAKTLGILTVVAGVHLANVPLLLIGTVFTGAGFGTNFLGSIGTIMPLAKADERAGLLSAFYIQSYLAFSLPAILAGFLAKSAGYALTTDIYATAILLLMGVGLLGLRAGRRKAAA; encoded by the coding sequence ATGGTCGCCGCAGCCAAATCCACCGGGAATGCGCAGAGGCCCTCGATCGGTTTTCATGCGCTGACACTCGCCACCTTCTTCGGCGCCTCCGCGGCGCCGACGCCGCTCTATCGGATCTATCAGCAGAATTTCTCGCTCTCGCCTGTGCTGATCACGGTGGTCTTCGCGATCTACGCATTCGCGCTGCTGGCGGCGCTTTTGACCGCCGGTTCGATCTCCGACCATCTCGGCCGCAAGCCGGTGATCTTTTTCGCCCTCGTGCTCGAAATCATCGCCATGGCGCTCTTCGTCGTCGCCAACGGGCCCGGCTGGCTGATCGCGGCGCGGATCGTCCAGGGTATTGCAACCGGGATCGCCGGCGCCTCGATCGGCGCGGCGCTCGTCGATGTCGACCGGGCAAAGGGGCAAATCGTCAATTCGATCGCGCCGCTTTGCGGCATGGCGGTGGGGGCGGTCGGCACCAGCGCCTTGATCCAATACGGCCCCTTCCCGATGCATCTCACCTATGCGCTGTTGCTCCTTGCCTTCACGCTGCTGGCAGCGGGCATCTGGTTGACGCACGAGACCGGCGGCACGCGGCCGGGCGCGCTCGGTTCGCTGATCCCCAGGGTCGCCATTCCCCAGCAGGTGAAACGGCCACTGTCGCTGGTGACGCCGATCAACATCGCCAACTGGACGCTCGCCGGCTTCTATCTCTCGCTGGTCCCGTCGCTGGTCGCCAGCACCACCGGTAGCGGCGCGCCGCTGACCGGCGGGGCCGTCGTGACTGCGCTGATGGCGAGCGGGGCGAGCGCCGTCTATCTCAGACGCAGCAAGTCGGCCTCGGCCAATCTCGGTTTCGGCGTGTCGGCCAAAACGCTCGGTATTTTGACGGTCGTTGCCGGCGTGCATCTCGCCAATGTGCCGCTGCTTCTCATCGGCACGGTCTTCACCGGCGCCGGTTTCGGAACCAATTTCCTCGGTTCGATCGGCACCATCATGCCGCTCGCCAAGGCGGATGAGCGGGCCGGGCTTTTGTCTGCCTTCTATATCCAGAGCTATCTCGCCTTCAGCCTGCCGGCGATCCTTGCCGGGTTCCTGGCGAAATCGGCCGGATATGCGCTGACGACGGATATCTATGCGACGGCCATCCTGTTGCTGATGGGCGTCGGACTACTGGGGCTTCGCGCCGGCCGTCGGAAGGCGGCCGCGTGA